From one Bordetella genomosp. 9 genomic stretch:
- a CDS encoding N-acyl-D-amino-acid deacylase family protein → MTRAAQTHYDTLIRGGTIIDGSGAPRFTADVAIAGERIVAIGDLAGATADQVVDASGMIVAPGFIDSHTHDDRYLLINPGMPAKLSQGVTTVVTGNCGLSQAPWLPGKRKDVPAPINLLSTDTADFPYATFRAYLEALERHPAAINAACLVGHTSLRAAAMDDLDRPANETEIAHMQALLREAMEAGALGLSTGTAYPTAMPATTEELMGVAKVLREYGGIYTSHIRDEADQIFAALDEAFAVGAAGGAPVLVSHHKLIGPRNHGRSVQTLAHIADAATRQPIRLDAYPYVAGSTILRKDRLAVSSRIIVTKSEPLPQYAGWDLDKIAEDMGVTQEAAVDALQPAGAIYFIMDEADVERILAYPGTMIGSDGIPHDPAPHPRLWGTFPRVLGYYCRDMQLFTLEEAVHKMTGMTAGYFRLPERGLLKTGHYADIVVFDAEAIADTATWSSPTRQAKGIACVFVNGAAAWRDGASTDTRTGAVVRPARSMATD, encoded by the coding sequence ATGACCCGTGCAGCCCAGACGCATTACGACACCCTGATCCGCGGCGGCACGATCATCGATGGGTCCGGCGCGCCGCGCTTTACCGCCGACGTGGCCATCGCCGGCGAGCGCATCGTTGCCATCGGCGATCTCGCCGGCGCCACGGCGGACCAGGTCGTCGATGCCAGCGGCATGATCGTCGCCCCGGGCTTCATCGACTCCCACACGCATGACGACCGCTACCTGCTGATCAACCCTGGCATGCCGGCCAAGCTCAGCCAGGGGGTGACCACGGTCGTCACCGGCAATTGCGGCCTGAGCCAGGCGCCTTGGCTGCCGGGCAAGCGCAAGGACGTACCCGCGCCCATCAATTTGCTGAGCACGGATACGGCCGACTTTCCCTACGCCACCTTTCGCGCCTACCTGGAGGCGCTGGAGCGCCACCCCGCCGCGATCAACGCCGCGTGCCTGGTCGGCCACACGTCGCTGCGCGCCGCCGCCATGGACGACCTGGACCGTCCCGCCAATGAAACCGAAATCGCGCACATGCAGGCGCTGCTGCGCGAAGCGATGGAAGCCGGCGCCCTCGGCCTGTCCACGGGCACGGCCTACCCCACCGCCATGCCGGCCACCACGGAAGAACTGATGGGCGTGGCGAAGGTGCTGCGCGAGTACGGCGGCATCTATACGAGCCACATCCGCGACGAAGCCGACCAGATCTTCGCCGCGCTGGACGAGGCCTTCGCGGTCGGCGCCGCCGGCGGCGCGCCCGTGCTGGTCTCCCACCACAAGCTGATCGGCCCCAGGAACCACGGCCGCTCCGTGCAGACTCTGGCACATATCGCCGACGCCGCGACACGCCAGCCCATCCGGCTGGATGCCTACCCCTATGTGGCGGGCTCGACCATCCTGCGCAAGGATCGCCTGGCCGTATCCAGCCGCATCATCGTCACCAAGTCCGAACCGCTGCCGCAATACGCGGGCTGGGACCTGGACAAGATCGCGGAAGACATGGGCGTGACGCAGGAAGCCGCGGTGGACGCCCTGCAGCCGGCAGGGGCCATCTACTTCATCATGGACGAGGCGGACGTCGAACGCATTCTTGCCTATCCCGGCACGATGATCGGTTCGGACGGCATTCCGCACGACCCGGCACCGCATCCCCGCCTGTGGGGCACATTCCCACGCGTGCTGGGCTACTACTGCCGCGACATGCAGCTGTTCACGCTCGAAGAGGCCGTGCACAAGATGACCGGGATGACGGCGGGATACTTCCGCCTGCCCGAGCGCGGCCTGCTGAAAACGGGGCATTACGCGGACATCGTCGTTTTCGACGCCGAGGCCATCGCCGACACCGCTACCTGGTCGTCGCCGACACGGCAGGCCAAGGGCATCGCCTGCGTGTTCGTCAACGGCGCGGCGGCCTGGCGCGACGGCGCCAGCACGGATACGCGCACCGGCGCCGTCGTGCGGCCGGCCAGGTCCAT
- a CDS encoding threonine ammonia-lyase, with protein MKLTDLPTTIEHEMLGTLRVPGYEDVLTAADRIGPYVRHTPLLRSPKLDELAGAPVWLKLENLQVTGSFKARGAFNALLNLDPAQRARGVVAYSTGNHGQAVAWAARTLGMPATIVMPVDAPANKVEKARRHGAQVVQYDRERESRETIGMRLLEETGATLVPPGDHPDVLAAQGTLALEALRDLPPEALKNLGLFATPCGGGGMAAGCALALQALAPQARLVAAEPAGYDDTVRSLASGKREPNAPGAKTLCDALMAAIPAELPYAINGRRLDAAVAVTDAQVVAAIRFALEELRLVVEPGGAVALAALLAGQISTQGKDTLIVLSGGNIDLPLLAQIAQEGS; from the coding sequence ATGAAACTCACCGATCTTCCCACCACTATCGAACACGAAATGCTCGGCACCCTGCGCGTGCCCGGCTATGAAGACGTCCTGACCGCCGCCGACCGCATCGGGCCATATGTACGCCACACCCCGCTGCTGCGTTCGCCCAAGCTCGACGAACTGGCCGGCGCACCGGTCTGGCTGAAGCTGGAAAACCTGCAGGTGACCGGGTCCTTCAAGGCCCGCGGCGCCTTCAACGCCCTGCTCAATCTGGACCCCGCGCAACGCGCCCGCGGCGTCGTCGCCTATTCGACCGGCAATCATGGCCAGGCCGTCGCGTGGGCCGCGCGTACGCTCGGCATGCCGGCCACCATCGTCATGCCGGTGGATGCGCCGGCCAACAAGGTCGAGAAGGCTCGCCGCCACGGCGCGCAGGTCGTGCAGTACGACCGCGAGCGCGAAAGCCGGGAAACCATAGGCATGCGCCTGCTGGAAGAAACCGGCGCCACGCTGGTGCCGCCGGGCGATCATCCCGACGTGCTGGCCGCCCAGGGGACGCTGGCGCTGGAAGCCCTGCGCGACCTGCCGCCCGAAGCGTTGAAGAATCTCGGCCTGTTCGCCACGCCTTGCGGCGGCGGCGGCATGGCCGCCGGCTGCGCGCTGGCCTTGCAGGCTCTCGCGCCGCAAGCCCGCCTGGTGGCCGCCGAACCCGCCGGCTACGACGACACCGTGCGCTCGCTGGCCAGCGGCAAGCGCGAGCCGAACGCGCCGGGCGCGAAGACGCTGTGCGATGCGCTGATGGCCGCCATACCAGCCGAACTGCCCTACGCCATCAATGGCCGCCGCCTGGACGCCGCCGTGGCCGTGACCGATGCGCAAGTCGTCGCCGCCATCCGCTTCGCGCTGGAAGAACTGCGCCTGGTGGTCGAACCGGGCGGCGCGGTCGCATTGGCCGCCCTGCTGGCCGGCCAGATTTCCACCCAGGGCAAGGACACGCTCATCGTCCTGTCGGGCGGCAATATCGACCTGCCGCTGTTGGCGCAAATCGCGCAGGAGGGCAGTTGA
- a CDS encoding Bug family tripartite tricarboxylate transporter substrate binding protein, whose amino-acid sequence MPFSTMRRIARVLTAGCIAAALPVAAHAAYPERPVTIVVPFNTGTTPDIVTRLLAAALSKDTGGSFVVQNKVGASGIIGTQYVANQPADGYTLSFANVATLAINQSLYARLPYDADKQLAPVALTGSVQNVLAVRPGLGVKSVSELIALGKKEPGKLVYSSGGNGTTGHLSAAMFATMAGVEMMHVPYKGGVEADMAVLRGEADLVFDNISSIAAFIDQGKVIPLAVTGATRDPLLPNLPTLDELGLKGYRAVAWTGYVAPAGVDPKILDWLNTAINKALAEPEVQEKLKTLAYVPTIKPRQALFDLAHEERPVWAKVIKDAKVSVD is encoded by the coding sequence ATGCCGTTCTCGACCATGCGCCGCATCGCGCGCGTCCTTACCGCCGGCTGCATCGCCGCCGCCCTGCCCGTCGCCGCGCACGCCGCCTACCCGGAGCGTCCGGTCACCATCGTCGTACCGTTCAACACGGGCACCACGCCGGACATCGTGACCCGCCTGCTCGCGGCGGCCCTGAGCAAGGACACCGGCGGCAGCTTCGTCGTGCAGAACAAAGTGGGCGCCTCGGGCATCATCGGCACCCAATACGTGGCCAACCAGCCGGCCGACGGCTACACCCTGAGCTTCGCCAACGTGGCGACGCTGGCCATCAACCAGTCGCTGTACGCCAGGCTGCCTTACGATGCGGACAAGCAGCTCGCCCCGGTGGCCCTGACCGGCTCGGTGCAGAACGTGCTGGCCGTGCGCCCCGGCCTGGGCGTGAAGAGCGTCAGCGAACTGATCGCGCTGGGCAAGAAGGAGCCGGGCAAGCTGGTCTATTCCTCGGGCGGCAACGGCACCACCGGCCATCTGAGCGCCGCGATGTTCGCCACGATGGCGGGCGTGGAGATGATGCACGTTCCCTACAAGGGCGGCGTCGAGGCCGACATGGCCGTGTTGCGCGGCGAAGCCGATCTGGTCTTCGACAACATCTCGTCGATCGCCGCCTTCATCGACCAGGGCAAGGTCATCCCGCTGGCCGTGACCGGCGCGACGCGCGATCCCCTGCTGCCGAACCTGCCGACGCTGGACGAACTGGGCCTGAAGGGCTACCGTGCCGTGGCATGGACCGGTTACGTGGCGCCCGCGGGTGTCGACCCCAAGATCCTGGATTGGCTGAACACGGCCATCAACAAGGCCCTGGCGGAACCGGAAGTGCAGGAAAAACTGAAGACCCTGGCCTACGTGCCTACCATCAAGCCGCGCCAGGCGCTCTTCGATCTCGCCCACGAGGAGCGCCCGGTGTGGGCGAAGGTGATCAAGGACGCGAAGGTCAGCGTCGATTGA